The following are encoded together in the Proteiniphilum saccharofermentans genome:
- a CDS encoding hybrid sensor histidine kinase/response regulator: MEQKKSPEQRVRIKIGLIFLVVILYFSGLFVYSYSLKKNMDLQKLEMDNSYKVLSQSNQLIVSIQQAQDVLNMYLSSPRRVLQQQYDSISSDISLQILNIKNMKPEKEQDVLLQDIDSLLQEKNRIVRRLTGLFRSQNPLTELDQKINSYDEIIQDSVIVITSTDTTKVVEETPKKGFWNRLRNVFDPQHTPDTTINIIRIEQEARSTSRVDTVMYADLKNITEEASKSYFTRIQGIEREVRELLVAEQNISLHISQLTNEFYNETIQIAWSGTENSEKLTQRIFRFAIVVGALSIFFILIIIFFIIDDLNKGQKARADLVKEKQLTEELIESRHKLLLSVSHDVKTPLSSMMGYMEMWDSEESDENKKRQLQSARNSGKHILNMLTNLLEFSRLQQNSAKLHYSQFNLIELMEDITRMFQPLTDEKSLDLKLENLASSPLYINTDYTVLKQILTNVVSNAVKYTLQGGVVIRLQNKGQLVFTVSDSGIGMDSNELPEIFKPFSRMQNPLKAEGSGFGMYVTKGLVDLLKGTIAVTSEKGKGTCVTITLPIRQVSGKDAPTGNGGNSLIPGSNNSVQKEIQFHKILLFEDDIALGNMIREYLVRNGYKVKLCSNPDDVNGFLRVISLFDIVFTDMQMTKITGADILREIRKRDSRIPVWLMTAHDDYSTERSLSEGFSGLIRKPIQMSGLADILSKEKKILDKEKKIPVEEEKNHTKRENIQQLEKMNSTDGGNALSEKFPQLSALFQEDEESIKDILGGFVGSATKDMDTLATYIEEGDFEKAQQLSHRIYPFFSQLDADHMCVVLRKMDRLRGEDESSYPNWKEELLKTVEEIRKFTVDISNNYLS; the protein is encoded by the coding sequence ATGGAACAAAAAAAATCACCGGAACAAAGAGTCAGGATAAAAATAGGATTGATATTTCTTGTGGTCATTCTCTATTTTTCCGGATTATTCGTCTACTCTTATTCCCTTAAAAAGAATATGGACCTCCAAAAATTGGAGATGGACAATTCCTATAAAGTCCTGTCCCAGAGTAATCAGTTAATTGTATCCATACAACAGGCACAGGATGTATTGAATATGTACCTCTCATCTCCCCGGCGAGTACTCCAACAGCAATACGATTCTATTTCATCCGACATATCCCTACAAATACTGAATATAAAGAATATGAAGCCGGAGAAGGAGCAAGATGTGCTGCTACAGGATATAGATTCATTACTACAGGAAAAAAACAGGATTGTACGCAGGTTAACGGGACTCTTCAGGTCTCAAAATCCTCTTACGGAACTCGACCAAAAAATCAACAGTTACGATGAAATTATCCAGGATTCTGTCATAGTGATTACCAGTACCGACACGACAAAGGTGGTAGAAGAAACCCCGAAAAAGGGATTTTGGAACCGTCTGAGAAATGTTTTTGACCCCCAACACACACCCGATACAACCATCAATATTATACGAATCGAACAAGAAGCAAGGTCAACCTCAAGAGTAGATACCGTCATGTATGCCGATCTGAAAAATATAACGGAAGAGGCATCGAAGTCCTACTTCACCCGAATACAGGGGATTGAGAGAGAGGTGCGAGAGCTCCTGGTTGCCGAACAAAATATTTCACTCCACATTTCCCAACTTACTAATGAGTTTTATAATGAAACCATCCAGATCGCATGGAGTGGAACAGAAAACAGCGAAAAGCTCACCCAGCGGATTTTCCGGTTTGCCATTGTCGTCGGTGCACTTTCCATCTTTTTTATTCTTATCATTATTTTTTTCATAATTGACGATCTTAATAAAGGACAAAAAGCACGGGCGGACCTGGTAAAGGAGAAACAACTTACGGAAGAATTGATCGAGAGCCGGCACAAATTGCTGTTATCCGTATCGCACGACGTCAAAACACCTCTGAGTTCCATGATGGGATATATGGAAATGTGGGATTCGGAAGAGAGTGACGAAAATAAAAAGCGGCAACTGCAATCTGCCCGCAATTCGGGAAAACACATTCTGAATATGCTGACCAATTTGCTTGAGTTCTCGCGCCTGCAACAGAATTCGGCCAAACTGCACTATAGTCAATTCAACCTTATTGAGTTGATGGAGGATATCACCCGCATGTTCCAACCTTTGACGGATGAAAAATCATTGGACCTGAAGTTGGAAAATCTGGCCTCTTCCCCATTGTATATCAATACAGATTACACAGTCCTAAAACAGATACTTACCAATGTAGTTTCCAACGCCGTGAAGTACACACTCCAAGGCGGTGTCGTTATCCGATTGCAAAATAAAGGCCAACTGGTTTTCACTGTCTCCGATAGCGGTATTGGCATGGATTCCAACGAGCTGCCTGAAATATTCAAGCCTTTTTCCCGCATGCAAAATCCATTGAAAGCAGAAGGGAGCGGCTTCGGAATGTATGTCACAAAAGGATTGGTAGACTTGTTAAAAGGAACTATCGCGGTGACATCGGAGAAAGGAAAAGGAACCTGCGTCACCATCACCCTTCCTATACGACAGGTATCGGGAAAAGATGCGCCGACAGGTAATGGCGGCAACTCCCTTATACCCGGCAGCAACAACTCTGTACAAAAGGAAATACAGTTCCACAAGATACTGCTCTTTGAAGATGATATTGCATTGGGAAATATGATCAGGGAGTATCTTGTCCGCAACGGGTATAAGGTAAAACTATGCAGTAATCCGGATGACGTGAATGGATTTCTGAGAGTAATCTCCTTATTCGACATCGTATTTACCGATATGCAAATGACAAAGATAACGGGGGCGGATATCCTGCGCGAGATCAGGAAAAGAGACAGCCGGATACCTGTATGGTTAATGACGGCCCACGACGACTATTCCACTGAGAGATCTCTTTCGGAGGGATTTTCCGGCTTAATAAGAAAACCTATCCAGATGAGTGGGCTTGCTGATATCCTGTCGAAGGAAAAAAAGATCCTGGATAAGGAGAAAAAAATTCCGGTAGAGGAAGAAAAAAATCATACAAAGAGAGAAAATATCCAGCAACTAGAAAAAATGAATTCTACAGATGGAGGAAATGCCCTTAGTGAGAAATTCCCACAACTTTCCGCTCTTTTTCAGGAAGATGAAGAATCCATCAAAGATATCCTGGGAGGTTTTGTCGGGTCGGCCACTAAAGATATGGACACACTCGCAACATACATCGAAGAGGGCGACTTTGAGAAAGCACAACAACTAAGCCACAGGATTTACCCCTTCTTTAGTCAGCTTGATGCCGATCACATGTGTGTGGTTTTGCGCAAAATGGACAGGCTGCGAGGAGAAGACGAATCATCCTATCCCAATTGGAAAGAAGAGTTATTAAAAACAGTTGAGGAAATAAGAAAATTCACTGTAGATATCAGCAATAACTACTTGTCATAA
- a CDS encoding shikimate dehydrogenase family protein — MDTYGLIGFPLKHSFSAKFFTEKFNREGIGAEYLNFEIEDIQELRHILLFNQQLKGLNVTIPYKEQVIPFLDEISPEAQKIGAVNVIKVERRPGDMYYYKLAGYNTDYIGFKRSIAPLIDPASHRKALILGTGGASKAVAQALTDMQIEWKQVSRTPGNNKFTYSSLSQAIISEYTLIINASPAGTFPEIDHCPDIPYNLLSSRHLLYDLIYNPEETLFLQKGKAQGATTKNGREMLELQALAAWEIWQK; from the coding sequence ATGGATACTTACGGCTTGATTGGCTTTCCCCTGAAACACTCTTTCTCGGCGAAATTTTTCACTGAGAAATTTAATCGTGAGGGGATCGGTGCAGAATACTTGAATTTCGAAATCGAGGATATTCAGGAACTCCGTCATATCCTTCTTTTCAACCAACAACTGAAAGGTTTAAATGTAACCATTCCCTACAAGGAACAGGTAATCCCCTTTCTGGATGAAATCTCACCGGAAGCACAAAAAATTGGTGCTGTGAACGTAATCAAAGTGGAGAGGAGGCCAGGAGATATGTATTATTACAAGCTTGCCGGTTATAACACGGATTACATAGGATTCAAACGGTCAATTGCGCCGCTGATAGATCCGGCATCTCACAGAAAAGCACTGATATTGGGTACCGGTGGAGCATCGAAAGCAGTTGCCCAGGCGCTTACAGACATGCAAATCGAATGGAAACAGGTATCACGTACTCCCGGGAATAACAAATTTACCTATAGCAGCCTTTCGCAAGCGATCATTTCAGAGTATACCCTTATTATAAATGCTTCCCCGGCAGGCACCTTCCCTGAAATAGATCATTGTCCCGATATACCCTATAATCTTCTCTCGTCCCGCCATTTATTGTATGATCTGATCTACAATCCCGAAGAGACACTTTTTCTGCAAAAAGGGAAGGCACAGGGTGCCACGACCAAGAACGGCAGGGAGATGCTGGAGCTTCAGGCGCTGGCTGCCTGGGAGATATGGCAAAAATAA
- the ubiE gene encoding bifunctional demethylmenaquinone methyltransferase/2-methoxy-6-polyprenyl-1,4-benzoquinol methylase UbiE, with product MAYKVEKVNPYNPDQPKKEQVKRMFDSIAPKYDKLNGTLSLGIDDYWRSDALKELRKYPHKQLLDIATGTGDFAVLAQKILQPEKITAVDISEGMMNIGKEKVKAKGLQDIITFEVQDCANLTFADNSFDAATIAFGVRNFEDIDKSFQEVLRVLKPGGLFLFIELTTPQETPMKQLYATYTKHVMPVLSGIFATEQRAYNYLPESIAAFPQGREMMLILKKNGFTNIRLRRYTLGIVTLYMAEKPIHVER from the coding sequence ATGGCTTACAAAGTAGAAAAGGTAAACCCTTATAATCCCGACCAGCCGAAGAAGGAGCAGGTAAAGCGGATGTTCGATAGTATCGCCCCGAAATACGACAAACTGAACGGAACACTGTCACTGGGGATTGATGATTATTGGCGGAGCGATGCGCTGAAAGAACTAAGGAAATATCCCCACAAACAGTTATTGGATATTGCCACCGGTACGGGAGACTTCGCGGTCCTGGCACAGAAGATACTACAGCCGGAGAAGATCACGGCGGTGGACATATCCGAAGGGATGATGAATATCGGCAAAGAAAAAGTTAAGGCAAAAGGATTGCAGGATATCATCACCTTCGAAGTACAGGACTGTGCAAATCTCACTTTTGCCGATAATAGTTTTGATGCAGCCACCATAGCTTTCGGAGTACGTAACTTCGAAGATATCGACAAAAGCTTTCAGGAAGTACTCCGTGTATTGAAACCGGGCGGCCTGTTTCTCTTTATCGAACTCACTACGCCACAAGAGACTCCGATGAAACAACTATATGCCACATATACCAAACATGTAATGCCGGTTCTGTCGGGGATTTTTGCTACTGAACAGCGTGCATACAACTACCTGCCCGAATCAATTGCCGCTTTCCCACAGGGAAGAGAGATGATGTTGATATTGAAAAAAAATGGTTTCACCAATATCCGGTTAAGAAGGTATACGCTCGGGATCGTCACCCTTTATATGGCTGAAAAACCTATTCATGTGGAAAGGTGA
- a CDS encoding M24 family metallopeptidase codes for MNKLPLYEADSRLKRVQQTITEMEADACIITSSVNQYWLCGFIFDGFMFLFPEGDPILFVKRPSNIVDERAKQIRKPEQIPDMLREIGISLPKRILVEADQLSFSAATRLQAALGMPETKNISGEVRKIRSVKSEYELEQMRESARIHAYVYELIPSLYREGMTDLELQIEIERQMRLHGSVGIFRSFGENMDIFMGSMLAGDNAQTASPYDYALGGAGISPLLPLGANGTLLLPGTTLMVDMAGNYRPWMDDMTRTFAIEHTPDMAYKVHQVSIDIHNAIMKNFRAGALCSELYLLAEEIVNQNGLAPYFMGTIQQAQFIGHGVGLEINEPPVLTPRSREVLEPGIAFALEPKFVLPGIGAVGIENTYVVHESGFEKITLCEEAMIALS; via the coding sequence ATGAACAAATTACCGTTATATGAAGCCGACTCGAGGTTGAAAAGAGTACAACAAACTATCACAGAGATGGAAGCAGACGCCTGCATCATCACTTCATCCGTTAATCAGTACTGGCTCTGTGGATTTATTTTTGACGGATTTATGTTCCTATTCCCGGAAGGGGATCCTATTTTATTTGTGAAACGTCCTTCCAATATTGTGGATGAACGTGCAAAACAGATCCGTAAACCGGAACAGATTCCCGATATGTTACGAGAAATCGGAATATCTTTACCCAAACGCATTCTGGTCGAAGCCGATCAACTCTCATTCAGTGCGGCCACTCGCTTACAAGCGGCATTGGGTATGCCGGAAACTAAGAATATTTCAGGGGAAGTAAGGAAAATACGATCAGTAAAATCTGAATACGAACTGGAGCAGATGCGTGAGAGCGCTAGGATTCACGCCTATGTATATGAATTAATCCCCTCTTTATATCGTGAAGGAATGACCGACCTGGAGCTACAAATAGAAATAGAACGTCAGATGCGCCTCCATGGATCAGTCGGTATCTTCCGCTCCTTCGGTGAGAATATGGATATTTTTATGGGTAGCATGCTGGCCGGAGATAATGCCCAAACAGCATCACCCTATGATTATGCCTTGGGTGGAGCAGGGATCTCTCCATTGCTACCGCTGGGAGCTAACGGCACACTACTCCTGCCAGGTACTACCCTCATGGTAGATATGGCAGGAAACTACCGCCCATGGATGGACGATATGACCCGCACTTTTGCAATTGAGCATACTCCTGATATGGCCTATAAAGTACATCAGGTCTCCATCGATATACATAATGCCATCATGAAGAACTTCCGGGCCGGAGCCCTTTGTTCCGAGCTCTATTTGCTGGCAGAAGAGATAGTCAACCAAAATGGGTTAGCACCCTATTTCATGGGCACTATACAGCAAGCCCAGTTTATTGGTCACGGCGTAGGACTGGAAATCAACGAACCTCCGGTACTTACCCCACGTTCGAGAGAGGTGCTGGAACCGGGAATAGCATTTGCCCTGGAACCTAAATTCGTGCTTCCGGGTATTGGTGCTGTGGGGATAGAGAATACCTACGTGGTACACGAATCGGGCTTTGAAAAGATCACCCTCTGCGAAGAAGCGATGATTGCATTGTCATAA
- a CDS encoding phosphoribosylaminoimidazolesuccinocarboxamide synthase, translating to MDALTRTDYNFPGQTGVYHGKVRDVYSIGNETLVMIATDRISAFDVVLPKGIPYKGQVLNQIAAKFLDATADIVPNWKTASPDPMVTIGHQCEPYKVEMVIRGYITGSAWREYKKGTRMLCGLPLPEGLRENQKFETPLITPTTKADEGHDENISKEEIIAQGLVSREEYEQLEKYTYALFKRGTEMAAEKGLILVDTKYEFGKKEGKIYLIDEIHTPDSSRYFYSEGYQERFEKGEEQRQLSKEFVRKWLMDNGFQGQSGQQVPEMTDEYCRSVSERYIELYEKIVGEKFVKADTGNLVSRIEKNITEYLQTH from the coding sequence ATGGATGCATTGACAAGAACAGATTACAATTTTCCCGGACAGACGGGTGTGTATCACGGAAAAGTACGCGATGTATACAGCATCGGTAATGAGACACTGGTAATGATTGCCACCGACCGTATTTCGGCATTCGACGTAGTACTGCCAAAAGGCATTCCATATAAGGGACAGGTGCTGAACCAAATCGCAGCTAAATTCCTCGATGCCACAGCCGATATTGTGCCTAACTGGAAAACAGCTTCCCCCGACCCGATGGTGACGATAGGGCATCAGTGCGAACCCTACAAGGTGGAGATGGTAATCCGCGGTTATATTACCGGCAGTGCATGGCGCGAGTATAAAAAGGGGACACGTATGTTATGCGGCCTCCCCTTACCCGAAGGATTACGTGAGAACCAGAAGTTCGAAACACCTCTGATTACCCCTACCACGAAAGCTGATGAAGGACATGACGAGAATATCTCGAAAGAGGAGATCATCGCACAGGGATTGGTCAGCAGGGAAGAATACGAACAACTGGAAAAATATACTTATGCCCTGTTCAAACGTGGCACCGAAATGGCAGCCGAGAAAGGACTGATCCTGGTCGACACTAAATATGAATTTGGCAAGAAAGAAGGCAAGATCTACCTGATCGACGAGATCCATACCCCCGATTCATCACGCTATTTCTACAGTGAAGGCTATCAGGAACGTTTCGAAAAAGGCGAAGAACAAAGACAGCTCTCTAAAGAATTCGTACGCAAATGGCTAATGGATAACGGATTTCAGGGACAATCCGGACAACAGGTACCCGAGATGACCGATGAATACTGCCGGAGCGTATCGGAACGATATATAGAATTGTACGAGAAAATTGTAGGCGAAAAATTTGTGAAAGCCGATACCGGCAATCTGGTATCGCGTATTGAAAAAAATATTACCGAGTATTTGCAAACTCACTAA
- a CDS encoding PhoH family protein, whose product MIERIIIIENVDPVVFFGINNSNIQLIKTLYPKLRIVARGNVIKVIGEEEELIGFEEKIHELEKFSNEMNVLREEDILDMVKGKAPAIVNVDNLIIHGLNGKPILARTANQKKLVEAFDENDMVFAIGPAGSGKTYTAIALAVRALKTKKTRKIILSRPAVEAGEKLGFLPGDMKEKIDPYLQPLYDALEDMIPPLKLKEYIESKIIQIAPLAFMRGRTLNDAVIILDEAQNTTKPQIKMFLTRLGLNGKMIITGDITQIDLPHSQQSGLIHSMQVLKGIKGIGRVEFNKKDIVRHKLVQKIVEAYEKSEE is encoded by the coding sequence ATGATTGAACGCATCATTATCATAGAGAATGTGGATCCGGTTGTCTTTTTCGGCATCAACAACAGCAATATCCAATTGATCAAGACACTATATCCCAAGTTGCGTATTGTGGCTAGGGGTAATGTGATCAAGGTGATCGGCGAGGAGGAAGAACTTATCGGTTTTGAGGAGAAGATCCACGAGTTGGAGAAGTTCAGTAATGAAATGAATGTGCTGAGAGAAGAAGATATTCTGGATATGGTAAAAGGCAAGGCGCCTGCTATCGTGAATGTGGACAATCTGATTATCCACGGCCTGAACGGGAAGCCTATCTTAGCCCGTACTGCCAACCAGAAGAAACTGGTAGAAGCGTTCGACGAAAACGATATGGTATTTGCCATTGGCCCGGCCGGTTCGGGAAAGACTTACACAGCCATCGCACTGGCAGTAAGAGCACTCAAGACAAAAAAGACACGAAAGATCATCCTGAGCCGTCCCGCCGTGGAAGCAGGTGAAAAACTGGGATTTCTGCCCGGGGACATGAAAGAGAAGATCGACCCTTATCTGCAGCCGCTCTATGATGCGCTGGAGGATATGATTCCTCCCCTGAAACTGAAAGAGTATATCGAAAGCAAAATCATACAGATCGCCCCGCTTGCTTTTATGCGGGGACGTACATTGAACGATGCCGTCATCATCCTTGACGAAGCGCAGAATACCACCAAGCCGCAGATAAAGATGTTCCTGACACGGTTGGGATTGAACGGCAAAATGATCATTACAGGTGATATCACGCAGATCGACCTGCCACACTCGCAGCAGTCGGGATTGATCCACTCCATGCAAGTACTGAAGGGTATCAAAGGTATCGGCAGGGTAGAGTTCAACAAGAAAGATATTGTACGCCATAAACTTGTACAGAAAATAGTGGAGGCGTATGAGAAAAGTGAAGAATGA
- a CDS encoding sigma-54-dependent transcriptional regulator — protein MNGRILIVEDDRSFGLMLQKWFERNGFSATLCSGMVSAQEVLSQSEPFQIVLSDLRLPDGDGIMLLSWLNEKRLAVPVIIMTGYGEVQTAVSAIKLGAFDFLEKPINPDILTKKIEAAFEVKQENIAPPEKPRPERKYNKETRVFVEGQSPLSLQMYTHIDLVAPTQMAVMIVGESGTGKEHVARLIHTRSNRSSGPFIAVDCGSLSIELAPSELFGHKKGSFTSAIEDKTGFFREAHGGTLFLDEVGNLPYGVQMQLLRTLQEKRVRPVGTSTDLDVDVRIITATNENLEKAIEEGNFREDLYHRLNEFMIRVPSLRECEEDIPSYADHFREEANRELGREVAVISPDALAVLKNYHWPGNLRELRNVIRRAVLFTRGSIITTDSLPLLTTRKEESFPKMDISLSVEPEEEKERILRALEQVKGNKTKAAVLLQIDRKTLYNKMHQYNIGL, from the coding sequence ATGAACGGAAGAATACTGATAGTTGAAGATGATCGTTCTTTTGGGCTTATGCTTCAAAAATGGTTCGAACGGAACGGGTTTTCGGCAACACTATGTTCAGGCATGGTGTCAGCCCAGGAGGTGCTTTCTCAATCCGAACCTTTCCAGATAGTCCTTTCTGATCTGCGTTTGCCTGATGGCGACGGTATTATGTTATTGAGTTGGCTGAATGAAAAGCGTCTGGCAGTACCGGTAATTATTATGACGGGTTATGGTGAAGTCCAGACGGCTGTGTCGGCTATCAAACTGGGTGCTTTCGATTTTCTGGAAAAACCCATCAATCCCGATATCCTTACAAAAAAGATTGAAGCGGCTTTTGAAGTGAAGCAGGAGAATATCGCTCCTCCTGAGAAACCGCGACCCGAGAGAAAATATAATAAGGAGACCAGGGTGTTTGTGGAGGGACAAAGCCCGCTTTCATTGCAAATGTACACCCATATCGATTTAGTGGCACCCACCCAGATGGCGGTGATGATCGTAGGTGAGAGCGGAACCGGGAAGGAGCATGTGGCGCGTCTTATACATACCCGGAGTAACCGCTCTAGCGGTCCCTTTATCGCAGTGGATTGCGGTAGTTTGTCGATTGAATTGGCACCGAGTGAACTTTTCGGGCATAAAAAAGGATCTTTTACCTCCGCGATAGAAGATAAAACCGGCTTTTTCCGGGAAGCACATGGCGGAACTCTGTTCCTTGATGAGGTGGGTAATCTGCCTTACGGAGTGCAGATGCAGTTGCTTCGTACCTTACAGGAGAAGAGGGTGAGGCCGGTAGGCACTTCGACGGATCTAGATGTAGATGTGCGGATTATCACTGCTACTAATGAAAATCTGGAGAAGGCGATTGAAGAGGGAAATTTCAGGGAGGATCTCTACCACCGTTTGAATGAATTCATGATCAGGGTACCATCATTGCGGGAATGTGAGGAAGATATTCCATCTTATGCAGATCATTTCAGGGAAGAAGCCAATAGGGAACTTGGCCGGGAGGTGGCTGTCATTTCCCCCGATGCGCTGGCGGTGTTGAAGAACTATCACTGGCCTGGAAATCTGAGAGAATTACGAAATGTAATCCGTAGGGCTGTCCTCTTTACAAGAGGTAGCATTATCACAACCGACAGCTTACCCCTACTCACTACAAGAAAGGAAGAATCATTCCCAAAAATGGATATTTCTCTCTCGGTGGAGCCGGAGGAGGAGAAAGAACGAATACTGAGAGCACTTGAGCAGGTGAAAGGGAACAAGACCAAAGCCGCTGTCCTGCTGCAGATCGACAGGAAAACACTCTACAATAAAATGCATCAGTATAATATAGGTCTATAG